A region of Pseudomonas marginalis DNA encodes the following proteins:
- a CDS encoding PhoH family protein, with product MNAPIAEPHRFLLEPFEARRFANLCGQFDEHLRLIEQRLSIEIRNRGNQFELIGEPQHTTSAENLLRRLYRETKGSELSPETVHLYLQESAVEDLANNPVAEASVALRTKKGMIRPRGLNQQRYVKEILGNDINFGIGPAGTGKTYLAVACAVDALEREQVRRILLVRPAVEAGEKLGFLPGDLAQKIDPYLRPLYDALYEMLGFEYVAKLIERQVIEIAPLAYMRGRTLNNSFIILDESQNTTVEQMKMFLTRIGFGSTAVITGDVTQVDLPKGTKSGLAQVIEVLKDVPGISFTHFMPKDVVRHPLVQRIVEAYERFDHRDDTPAKDVRRDA from the coding sequence TTGAACGCACCCATAGCAGAACCCCATCGTTTTCTCCTCGAGCCCTTTGAGGCTCGCCGTTTCGCCAACCTGTGCGGACAGTTCGACGAGCACCTGCGCCTGATCGAACAACGCCTGAGCATCGAGATCCGCAATCGCGGCAATCAGTTCGAGCTCATTGGTGAACCCCAACACACCACGTCTGCAGAAAACCTGCTGCGCCGTCTCTACCGTGAAACCAAGGGTAGCGAGCTGTCGCCGGAAACGGTGCACCTGTACCTGCAGGAATCTGCCGTGGAAGACCTGGCCAACAACCCGGTGGCCGAAGCCAGCGTGGCCCTGCGCACCAAAAAAGGCATGATTCGCCCCCGCGGCTTGAATCAGCAGCGCTACGTCAAGGAAATCCTCGGCAACGACATCAACTTCGGCATCGGCCCGGCCGGTACCGGCAAGACCTACCTGGCCGTGGCCTGTGCGGTCGACGCCCTCGAGCGTGAGCAAGTACGCCGTATCCTGCTGGTGCGCCCAGCGGTCGAGGCCGGTGAAAAACTCGGCTTCCTGCCCGGCGACCTGGCCCAGAAGATCGACCCGTACCTGCGCCCGCTCTACGACGCACTGTACGAGATGCTCGGCTTTGAATACGTGGCCAAGCTGATCGAGCGCCAGGTGATCGAGATCGCCCCGCTGGCCTACATGCGCGGCCGCACCTTGAACAACAGCTTCATCATCCTCGACGAAAGCCAGAACACCACCGTCGAGCAGATGAAGATGTTCCTCACCCGGATCGGTTTCGGCTCCACCGCCGTGATCACCGGTGACGTCACCCAGGTCGACCTGCCCAAAGGCACCAAGTCCGGCCTGGCCCAGGTGATCGAGGTGCTCAAGGATGTGCCGGGTATCAGCTTCACGCACTTCATGCCCAAGGACGTGGTCCGCCACCCGCTGGTGCAGCGCATTGTCGAAGCCTACGAGCGCTTCGACCACCGCGATGACACACCGGCCAAGGACGTTCGCCGCGATGCTTGA
- the ybeY gene encoding rRNA maturation RNase YbeY: MLELDLQLATEAPAPSEEQFRQWCALALRQRSADSELTIRLVDEPEGRELNHTWRQKDYATNVLSFPADVPDELLDIPLLGDLVICVEVVEREAKEQGKELEAHWAHLVIHGCLHLLGYDHIDDEEAEEMEALERTLLAELGHPDPYADDEN, encoded by the coding sequence ATGCTTGAGCTTGACCTGCAGCTGGCCACCGAAGCGCCCGCCCCCAGCGAAGAACAGTTCCGTCAATGGTGCGCCCTGGCCCTGCGCCAGCGCAGCGCCGACTCGGAACTGACCATCCGCCTGGTGGACGAGCCCGAGGGCCGCGAGCTGAACCACACCTGGCGCCAGAAGGACTACGCGACCAACGTGCTGTCGTTTCCCGCCGATGTACCCGATGAGTTGCTGGATATCCCCCTGCTGGGCGACCTGGTGATCTGCGTCGAGGTGGTCGAGCGTGAAGCGAAGGAACAAGGCAAGGAACTTGAGGCTCACTGGGCCCATCTAGTCATCCACGGCTGCTTGCATCTCTTGGGTTACGACCATATAGACGATGAAGAAGCCGAGGAAATGGAAGCACTGGAACGAACGTTGCTTGCAGAATTGGGTCACCCTGATCCATATGCAGACGACGAAAACTGA
- a CDS encoding HlyC/CorC family transporter, whose protein sequence is MSEDRSSNGQKSWLGKLTQAFAHEPKNRQELLELLREAHQNKLLDSEALAIVEGAIQVADLQVRDIMVPRSQMISIKATQTPREFLPAVIDSAHSRYPVIGESHDDVMGVLLAKDLLPLILKENGDSFNIKDLLRPATFVPESKRLNVLLREFRANHNHMAIVIDEYGGVAGLVTIEDVLEQIVGDIEDEHDVEEDSYIKPLPSGDFLVKALTPIENFNEFFDSEFSDDEFDTVGGLVMSAFGHLPKRNETTEIGAYRFRILNADSRRIHLIRLTPIAR, encoded by the coding sequence ATGAGCGAAGACCGATCGAGCAACGGGCAAAAGTCATGGCTGGGTAAACTGACCCAGGCTTTTGCCCACGAGCCGAAAAACCGCCAGGAGCTGCTGGAGCTGCTGCGCGAGGCCCACCAGAATAAGTTGCTGGACAGCGAAGCGCTGGCCATCGTCGAAGGCGCCATCCAGGTGGCTGACCTGCAGGTTCGGGACATCATGGTCCCGCGCTCGCAGATGATCAGCATCAAGGCGACCCAGACCCCACGGGAATTCCTCCCGGCCGTGATCGACTCGGCGCACTCGCGCTACCCGGTGATCGGCGAAAGCCATGACGACGTCATGGGTGTCCTGCTGGCCAAGGACCTGCTGCCGCTGATCCTCAAGGAGAACGGTGACAGCTTCAACATCAAGGACCTGCTGCGCCCGGCCACCTTCGTGCCCGAATCCAAGCGCCTGAATGTGCTGCTGCGCGAATTTCGCGCCAACCACAATCACATGGCCATTGTGATCGACGAATACGGCGGCGTGGCGGGCCTGGTGACCATCGAAGACGTGCTGGAACAGATCGTCGGCGACATCGAGGATGAGCACGACGTCGAAGAAGACAGCTACATCAAGCCGCTGCCCAGCGGTGACTTCCTGGTCAAGGCGCTGACGCCGATCGAGAACTTCAACGAGTTCTTCGACAGCGAATTCTCCGACGACGAGTTCGACACCGTCGGTGGCCTGGTGATGAGTGCGTTCGGGCACCTGCCAAAGCGTAACGAAACCACCGAGATCGGCGCCTATCGCTTCCGCATCCTGAATGCCGACAGCCGCCGCATCCACTTGATTCGCCTGACACCTATTGCCCGCTAA
- the lnt gene encoding apolipoprotein N-acyltransferase, which translates to MQRLTRPGWPGNLLAVVAGAITTLALAPFDLWPFALVAVGLFYVGLRELTPRQALGRGWCFGFGLFGAGTSWIYYSIHHFGGASVLLAGFLMLLFTAAIAWFFALPAWLWARWLRRNEAPLADALTFAALWVGQEAFRGWFLTGFPWLYSGYSQLDGPLTGLAPVGGMWLISFALALTAALLCNLPRLLAGKRNGFIGAGLVLLVAPWAIGLALKHHAWTTPSGAPLTVAAIQGNVEQSMKWDPEQLNAQLALYRDMSFSSKPVDLLVWPETAVPVLKESVEGYLGMMGKFAADRHTALITGVPIRQEVHHQKRYFNGITVVGEGDGTYLKQKLVPFGEYVPLQDMLRGLIAFFDLPMSDFARGPADQPMLQAKGYQIAPFICYEVVYPEFAAGLSAQSDLLLTISNDTWFGRSIGPLQHLQMAQMRALEAGRWMIRATNNGVTGLINPFGQITVQIPQFERGILYGEVVPMHNLTPYLQWRSWPLIIVCLVLFGWALLAGRMAKTV; encoded by the coding sequence ATGCAGCGCCTAACCCGCCCCGGCTGGCCCGGTAATCTGCTGGCCGTGGTGGCCGGCGCCATCACCACCCTGGCGTTGGCGCCATTCGACCTGTGGCCGTTTGCATTGGTTGCGGTCGGATTGTTCTATGTCGGGCTGCGGGAGCTGACGCCGCGCCAGGCCCTGGGCCGTGGCTGGTGCTTCGGGTTCGGCCTGTTTGGCGCCGGCACCAGCTGGATCTACTACAGCATCCACCACTTCGGCGGCGCTTCGGTGCTGCTGGCGGGGTTTCTGATGCTGTTGTTTACCGCCGCCATTGCCTGGTTCTTCGCCCTGCCCGCGTGGTTATGGGCGCGCTGGCTGCGTCGCAATGAAGCGCCGTTGGCGGATGCGCTCACGTTTGCCGCGTTATGGGTCGGCCAGGAGGCCTTTCGCGGCTGGTTCCTCACCGGATTCCCGTGGTTGTACTCCGGTTACAGCCAGCTCGACGGCCCCCTCACCGGCCTGGCGCCAGTGGGCGGGATGTGGCTGATTTCCTTTGCCCTGGCGCTGACGGCGGCCCTGCTGTGCAACCTGCCACGCCTGCTGGCCGGCAAACGCAATGGGTTTATCGGCGCTGGCCTGGTGTTACTGGTAGCGCCCTGGGCCATCGGCCTGGCACTCAAGCATCATGCCTGGACCACGCCCTCGGGCGCGCCACTGACCGTCGCCGCGATCCAGGGCAACGTCGAACAAAGCATGAAGTGGGACCCCGAGCAGTTGAATGCGCAGCTCGCGCTGTACCGCGACATGAGCTTCAGCTCCAAGCCGGTCGACCTGCTGGTGTGGCCGGAAACGGCCGTGCCGGTGCTCAAGGAGTCCGTCGAGGGCTACCTGGGAATGATGGGTAAGTTTGCGGCTGACCGGCACACCGCGCTGATCACCGGCGTGCCGATTCGCCAGGAAGTGCATCACCAGAAGCGCTACTTCAACGGTATCACGGTGGTGGGTGAAGGTGACGGTACCTATCTCAAGCAGAAGCTGGTGCCGTTTGGCGAGTACGTGCCGTTGCAGGATATGCTGCGCGGCCTGATTGCCTTCTTTGACCTGCCCATGTCGGACTTCGCCCGTGGCCCTGCCGACCAGCCGATGCTGCAAGCCAAGGGCTATCAGATCGCGCCGTTCATTTGCTACGAAGTGGTGTACCCGGAGTTCGCAGCCGGCCTTTCCGCCCAGAGCGACCTGCTGCTGACCATCAGCAATGACACCTGGTTCGGCCGCTCCATCGGCCCGTTGCAGCACCTGCAAATGGCGCAGATGCGTGCGTTGGAGGCTGGCCGCTGGATGATCCGCGCCACCAATAATGGCGTGACCGGGTTGATCAACCCATTTGGGCAGATCACCGTGCAGATACCGCAGTTCGAACGCGGTATCCTCTACGGCGAAGTGGTGCCGATGCACAACCTGACGCCGTACCTGCAATGGCGCTCGTGGCCGCTGATCATCGTGTGCCTGGTGCTGTTTGGTTGGGCGTTGCTGGCAGGCCGGATGGCCAAAACCGTTTAA
- a CDS encoding YdcF family protein, translating into MPIRYFIKQLLLPPGILLLLLALAWWFRRSRPRLAGCCFALGFGGMWLISLPVAVEWGARALETEPPLAREDWSTLAQRADAIVVLGSGRERGDPAWGSDQPTGIGLERQRYAARLAKASGLPVLTTGGLHYGTPPSEAQLMAVSMQDDFGVAVRWKEERSRTTWENAQMSAGILLPEGIKRVVVVTQAWHMPRSVWSFEKAGFTVVPAPVGFLGVDNARPLGGWMPEFKSVWQSGQLINEAVGQLGYRLFYR; encoded by the coding sequence ATGCCTATTCGTTATTTCATCAAACAGCTGCTCCTGCCACCCGGCATTCTCTTGCTGCTGCTGGCCCTTGCCTGGTGGTTTCGTCGCAGCCGCCCCCGTTTGGCCGGCTGCTGCTTTGCCCTCGGATTTGGCGGCATGTGGTTGATCAGCCTGCCGGTGGCGGTGGAGTGGGGCGCACGTGCCCTGGAGACCGAGCCACCGTTGGCCCGTGAAGACTGGTCGACCCTGGCCCAGCGCGCCGATGCCATTGTGGTGCTGGGCTCGGGACGCGAGCGCGGCGACCCGGCTTGGGGTTCTGATCAGCCGACCGGCATCGGCCTGGAGCGCCAGCGGTATGCCGCGCGACTGGCCAAGGCCTCAGGGCTGCCGGTGCTGACCACCGGTGGCCTGCATTACGGCACGCCGCCCAGCGAGGCGCAGTTGATGGCGGTATCGATGCAGGATGACTTCGGCGTTGCTGTGCGCTGGAAGGAAGAACGCAGCCGCACCACCTGGGAAAACGCGCAGATGAGTGCCGGGATTCTATTGCCCGAGGGCATCAAGCGTGTGGTGGTCGTGACCCAGGCCTGGCACATGCCGCGTTCGGTGTGGAGTTTTGAAAAGGCCGGCTTCACCGTGGTACCGGCGCCGGTGGGGTTCCTCGGCGTGGACAACGCCCGGCCGCTGGGCGGCTGGATGCCAGAGTTCAAGTCGGTGTGGCAGAGCGGGCAGTTGATCAATGAAGCGGTGGGGCAGCTAGGCTACCGGTTGTTCTATCGATAA
- the leuS gene encoding leucine--tRNA ligase — protein sequence MHEQYQPREIENAAQTFWDEQKSFEVSEQPGKETFYCLSMFPYPSGKLHMGHVRNYTIGDVISRYQRMQGKNVLQPMGWDAFGMPAENAAMKNNVAPAKWTYENIAYMKTQLRSLGLAVDWSREVTTCKPDYYRWEQWLFTRLFEKGVIYKKSGTVNWDPVDQTVLANEQVIDGRGWRSGALIEKREIPMYYFKITAYADELLSSLDDLPGWPEQVKTMQRNWIGKSKGMEVQFPYNVDSIGEAGALKVFTTRPDTLMGATYVAVAAEHPLATQAAQNNPELQAFIAECKGGSVAEADVATQEKKGLPTGLFVEHPLTGEKLPVWVANYVLMHYGDGAVMAVPAHDERDFEFATQYNLPIKSVVRTSSGDTNPAPWQDAYGEHGTLINSGEFDGLDFAGAFDAIEVALIKKNLGASRTQFRLRDWGISRQRYWGCPIPIIHCQTCGDVPVPEDQLPVVLPEDVVPDGAGSPLARMPEFYECSCPKCGQPAKRETDTMDTFVESSWYYARYASPHYEGGLVEKSAADHWLPVDQYIGGIEHAILHLLYARFFHKLMRDEGLVSSNEPFKNLLTQGMVIAETYYRREANGAYTWFNPADVELERDSKAKVISARLIADGLPVEIGGTEKMAKSKNNGVDPQSMIDQFGADTCRLFMMFASPPDMSAEWSDSGVEGSHRFLKRVWRLAHAHVSQGLPAKLDVASLSDEQKLIRRSTHLAIKQASQDVGQNHKFNTAIAQVMTLMNVLEKAPQATAQDRALVQEGLETVTLLLAPITPHISHELWSRLGHSDAVIDARWPVQDDSALVQDTLQLVIQVNGKLRGQIDMPASASREEVEAAARVNENVLRFTEGLTIRKVIVVPGKLVNIVAS from the coding sequence ATGCACGAACAATATCAGCCCCGTGAAATAGAAAATGCCGCCCAAACCTTCTGGGACGAGCAAAAGTCCTTTGAAGTCAGTGAACAGCCAGGCAAGGAGACATTCTATTGCCTGTCGATGTTCCCTTACCCCAGCGGCAAGCTACACATGGGGCATGTGCGCAACTACACCATCGGCGACGTCATCTCCCGCTACCAGCGCATGCAAGGCAAGAACGTCCTGCAACCCATGGGTTGGGACGCCTTCGGCATGCCGGCGGAAAACGCCGCGATGAAAAACAACGTGGCCCCCGCCAAGTGGACCTACGAAAACATCGCCTACATGAAGACCCAGCTGCGCAGCCTGGGCCTGGCGGTGGACTGGTCCCGCGAAGTCACCACCTGCAAGCCGGATTACTACCGTTGGGAACAATGGCTGTTCACCCGCCTGTTCGAAAAAGGGGTGATCTACAAAAAAAGCGGCACCGTGAACTGGGACCCTGTCGACCAGACCGTCCTCGCCAACGAACAGGTGATCGACGGTCGCGGCTGGCGCTCCGGCGCGCTGATCGAAAAGCGCGAAATCCCGATGTACTACTTCAAGATCACCGCCTACGCGGATGAACTGTTGTCGAGCCTCGACGATTTGCCGGGCTGGCCTGAACAGGTCAAGACCATGCAGCGCAACTGGATCGGCAAGTCCAAGGGCATGGAAGTGCAGTTCCCCTACAACGTCGACTCCATCGGCGAAGCTGGCGCACTCAAAGTCTTCACCACCCGTCCGGACACCTTGATGGGCGCGACCTACGTCGCCGTGGCCGCCGAGCACCCGCTGGCCACCCAGGCCGCACAGAACAATCCTGAGCTGCAGGCGTTCATCGCCGAATGCAAAGGCGGCAGCGTGGCCGAAGCCGACGTCGCCACCCAGGAGAAAAAAGGCCTGCCGACCGGCCTGTTCGTCGAGCACCCGCTGACCGGCGAGAAGTTGCCGGTATGGGTCGCCAACTACGTGCTGATGCACTACGGCGATGGCGCAGTAATGGCTGTGCCGGCCCACGACGAGCGCGATTTCGAATTCGCCACCCAATACAACCTGCCGATCAAGTCAGTGGTGCGCACCAGTTCCGGCGACACCAACCCGGCCCCGTGGCAAGACGCCTATGGCGAGCACGGTACGCTGATCAACTCCGGTGAGTTCGACGGCCTGGACTTCGCCGGCGCCTTCGACGCCATCGAAGTCGCACTGATCAAGAAGAACCTCGGCGCCTCGCGCACCCAGTTCCGCCTGCGCGACTGGGGCATCAGCCGCCAGCGCTACTGGGGCTGCCCGATCCCGATCATCCACTGCCAGACCTGCGGTGACGTACCGGTTCCGGAAGACCAGTTGCCGGTCGTCCTGCCGGAAGACGTGGTGCCGGACGGTGCCGGTTCGCCATTGGCGCGCATGCCCGAGTTCTACGAATGCAGCTGCCCGAAATGCGGCCAGCCGGCCAAGCGTGAAACCGACACCATGGACACCTTCGTCGAGTCCTCGTGGTACTACGCCCGCTACGCCTCGCCGCACTACGAGGGCGGCCTGGTAGAGAAATCCGCAGCCGACCACTGGTTGCCGGTGGATCAGTACATCGGCGGTATCGAACACGCCATCCTTCACCTGCTGTACGCGCGCTTCTTCCACAAGCTGATGCGCGACGAAGGCCTGGTGAGTTCCAACGAACCGTTCAAGAACCTGCTGACCCAGGGCATGGTGATCGCCGAGACCTACTATCGTCGCGAAGCCAATGGCGCCTACACCTGGTTCAACCCGGCGGACGTCGAGCTCGAGCGCGACAGCAAAGCCAAGGTCATCAGCGCCAGACTGATCGCCGACGGCCTGCCGGTGGAAATCGGCGGCACCGAGAAGATGGCCAAGTCGAAGAACAACGGCGTCGACCCTCAGTCGATGATCGACCAGTTCGGCGCCGACACCTGCCGCCTGTTCATGATGTTCGCCTCGCCGCCTGACATGAGCGCCGAATGGTCCGACTCCGGTGTCGAAGGGTCGCACCGTTTCCTCAAGCGCGTCTGGCGCCTGGCGCACGCCCATGTCAGCCAGGGCCTGCCGGCCAAGCTGGACGTGGCGTCGTTGAGCGACGAGCAGAAACTCATTCGTCGCAGCACCCACCTGGCCATCAAGCAGGCCAGCCAGGACGTGGGCCAGAACCACAAGTTCAACACCGCCATCGCCCAGGTGATGACGCTGATGAACGTGCTGGAAAAAGCCCCGCAAGCCACCGCACAGGATCGCGCACTGGTACAGGAAGGCCTGGAGACGGTCACCCTGCTGCTGGCGCCGATTACACCGCACATCAGCCACGAACTGTGGAGCCGCCTGGGCCATAGCGACGCGGTCATCGATGCGCGCTGGCCGGTACAGGATGACAGCGCCCTGGTACAGGACACGCTGCAACTGGTGATCCAGGTCAACGGTAAACTGCGCGGCCAGATCGACATGCCCGCCAGTGCCAGCCGTGAAGAAGTCGAAGCGGCCGCACGGGTCAACGAGAACGTGCTGCGCTTTACCGAAGGCCTGACGATCCGCAAAGTGATCGTGGTGCCTGGCAAACTGGTCAATATCGTCGCTAGCTAA
- the lptE gene encoding LPS assembly lipoprotein LptE encodes MIKRNLLVMGLAVLLSACGFQLRGTGTNDLTIKELDVSARDAYSETVTQLRQVLENSGVHVYTGATYKLFLANEKETQRNLSYASAGRASDIELSTVLSFEIQGRDHLPLMNDNIQVQKIVSHDGNNLVGSDSEIIQVRKEMRRELVQRMVLRLSLLTPQQLETLQQRADDKAKADADALKAAKEYEDNTPKQSPVEVPVE; translated from the coding sequence ATGATCAAACGCAATCTGCTGGTTATGGGCCTTGCCGTACTGCTGAGCGCTTGCGGCTTCCAGCTGCGCGGCACCGGCACCAATGACCTGACGATCAAGGAACTGGACGTCAGCGCTCGCGACGCCTACAGCGAGACAGTGACCCAGCTGCGCCAGGTCCTGGAAAACAGCGGCGTGCACGTCTACACCGGCGCGACCTACAAACTGTTCCTGGCTAACGAGAAAGAAACCCAGCGCAACCTGAGCTACGCCAGCGCCGGACGTGCGTCCGATATCGAACTGAGCACCGTGCTCAGCTTTGAAATCCAGGGCCGCGATCACCTGCCGTTGATGAATGACAACATCCAGGTGCAGAAGATTGTCAGCCACGATGGTAACAACCTGGTGGGTTCGGACTCCGAAATCATCCAGGTGCGCAAGGAGATGCGTCGCGAGCTGGTGCAACGCATGGTCCTGCGCCTGTCGCTGCTCACCCCACAACAGCTCGAAACCTTGCAGCAACGTGCTGACGACAAGGCCAAGGCCGATGCCGACGCGCTGAAAGCCGCGAAAGAGTACGAAGACAACACGCCGAAACAATCGCCTGTTGAAGTCCCTGTCGAGTAA
- the holA gene encoding DNA polymerase III subunit delta, protein MKLAPAQLAKHLQGGLAPVYIVSGDDPLLCQEAADAIRSAARQQGFDERQVFSADASFDWGTLLQAGASMSLFAEKRLLELRLPSGKPGDKGAAALMEYCSRPAEDTVLLISLPKLDGSAQKTKWGKALVEGAQTQFIQIWPVDSNQLPQWIRQRLSQAGLSATQDAVELIAARVEGNLLAAAQEIEKLKLMAEDGQITVETVQGAVADSARFDVFGLVDAILNGEPAHALRMLEGLRGEGVEPPVILWALARELRVLANIALQYSQGTPLDKCFSQARPPVWDKRKPLMSKALQRHSAQRWAQLLLEAQRIDAQIKGQAAGSPWMSLSRLSLLMAGQRLTLPAE, encoded by the coding sequence ATGAAACTCGCACCCGCCCAACTCGCCAAACACCTGCAAGGTGGCCTCGCGCCTGTCTACATCGTCAGCGGTGATGACCCGCTGTTGTGCCAGGAAGCCGCCGACGCCATCCGCAGCGCCGCACGCCAGCAGGGCTTCGATGAACGCCAGGTATTCAGCGCCGACGCCAGTTTCGACTGGGGCACGCTGCTGCAAGCCGGTGCAAGCATGTCGCTGTTCGCCGAAAAACGCCTGCTGGAGCTGCGCCTGCCGTCGGGCAAGCCCGGTGATAAGGGCGCGGCTGCACTGATGGAATACTGCTCGCGGCCCGCCGAAGACACGGTGTTGCTGATCAGCTTGCCCAAGCTCGACGGCAGCGCGCAGAAGACCAAGTGGGGCAAGGCCCTGGTGGAAGGGGCGCAGACCCAGTTCATCCAGATCTGGCCAGTGGACAGCAATCAGTTGCCGCAATGGATTCGCCAGCGCCTGTCCCAGGCAGGGCTATCCGCGACACAGGATGCAGTGGAGCTGATCGCCGCGCGGGTCGAAGGCAACTTGCTTGCCGCCGCCCAGGAGATCGAAAAGCTCAAGCTGATGGCCGAAGACGGGCAGATTACCGTCGAGACCGTCCAGGGCGCAGTGGCAGACAGTGCACGTTTTGACGTGTTCGGGCTGGTGGATGCGATCCTCAACGGCGAGCCCGCCCATGCCCTGCGCATGCTCGAAGGCCTGCGTGGCGAAGGGGTGGAGCCGCCGGTGATTCTCTGGGCCCTGGCCCGGGAACTACGGGTATTGGCCAATATTGCCCTGCAATACAGCCAGGGCACGCCGCTGGACAAGTGCTTCAGCCAGGCGCGGCCACCGGTGTGGGACAAGCGCAAACCCCTGATGAGCAAAGCCCTGCAACGGCACTCGGCGCAACGCTGGGCGCAGCTGTTGCTGGAAGCGCAGCGCATTGATGCACAGATCAAGGGCCAGGCGGCGGGTTCGCCGTGGATGAGCCTGAGCCGTTTATCGCTGTTGATGGCCGGTCAGCGCCTGACATTACCAGCGGAATAA
- the arfA gene encoding alternative ribosome rescue factor ArfA produces MSKKPSKHGPNKAKSIIAQPLFRSRQERAGKGKGSYRREAFQSNSWEASYFLAA; encoded by the coding sequence ATGAGCAAAAAGCCATCCAAGCATGGCCCCAACAAGGCCAAATCCATCATCGCCCAGCCACTGTTCCGCAGCCGTCAGGAACGCGCCGGCAAGGGCAAAGGCAGCTACCGCCGCGAAGCCTTCCAGTCTAATAGCTGGGAGGCTTCTTACTTTCTGGCTGCCTGA
- a CDS encoding lytic murein transglycosylase, which produces MPSCLSRRWHLRQLIAASSLILLVACAEKPTAADAQPLPKLQTAPVVAPAVVAPLAVDNLDIQPTQTFAEWQAGFRAQALQAGITADVFDTAFANVTPDMAVIRADRSQPEFSRPVWEYLDGALSPVRVRNGQALLIKYADILQSIEQRYGVDRQALVSVWGMESNFGQFQGNNSVIRSLATLAYEGRRPAFAQAQLLAALQIIQHGDIAADQMKGSWAGAMGQTQFIPTTYNTHAVDFDGDGRRDIWNSPADALASTAHYLQSSGWQKGQPWGFEVKQLPANFDYALADGGVRKSIAEWMKLGIQLPPGASMPPNVDQLSAALLLPAGYRGPAFLVLDNFRAILKYNNSSSYALAVGLLSERFGGGGVIRGDWPKDELPLSRSQRIDLQTALSANGYDAGNPDGIIGANTRKAIRAAQQALGWPADGYPTVKLLESLQNR; this is translated from the coding sequence ATGCCCTCTTGTCTTTCCCGTCGTTGGCACCTTCGCCAATTGATCGCTGCCTCCAGCCTCATTCTGCTTGTCGCCTGCGCGGAAAAACCCACCGCCGCCGATGCCCAACCCTTGCCGAAGCTCCAGACCGCACCCGTAGTGGCCCCTGCCGTCGTGGCCCCGCTGGCCGTGGACAATCTCGACATCCAACCAACCCAGACCTTTGCTGAATGGCAGGCCGGCTTTCGCGCGCAAGCCCTCCAAGCCGGCATCACGGCCGACGTTTTCGACACCGCATTCGCCAATGTCACCCCCGATATGGCGGTGATCCGCGCCGACCGCAGCCAGCCGGAGTTTTCCCGCCCTGTATGGGAATACCTCGACGGCGCCCTGTCACCCGTACGCGTACGCAATGGCCAGGCGTTGCTGATCAAGTACGCCGACATCCTGCAAAGCATCGAGCAGCGTTATGGCGTCGACCGTCAGGCACTGGTCTCGGTGTGGGGCATGGAGAGCAACTTCGGCCAGTTCCAAGGCAACAACTCGGTGATCCGCTCCCTGGCGACCCTGGCCTATGAAGGCCGTCGCCCGGCCTTTGCCCAGGCGCAATTGCTGGCGGCATTGCAGATCATCCAGCACGGCGACATCGCCGCCGACCAGATGAAGGGCTCCTGGGCCGGGGCCATGGGCCAGACCCAGTTCATTCCAACCACTTACAACACCCACGCGGTGGACTTCGATGGCGACGGTCGCCGCGACATCTGGAACAGCCCGGCCGACGCCCTCGCATCAACCGCGCACTACCTGCAAAGCTCCGGCTGGCAGAAAGGCCAGCCGTGGGGCTTTGAAGTCAAGCAATTGCCGGCGAACTTCGACTACGCCCTGGCTGACGGCGGCGTGCGCAAGAGCATTGCCGAGTGGATGAAACTGGGCATTCAACTGCCACCGGGCGCGAGCATGCCGCCGAATGTCGACCAACTGTCCGCCGCCCTGCTGCTGCCGGCAGGCTACCGTGGCCCGGCGTTCCTGGTGCTGGATAACTTCCGCGCGATCCTCAAGTACAACAACTCGTCGTCCTACGCACTGGCGGTGGGCCTGTTGTCGGAGCGCTTTGGCGGCGGCGGTGTGATCCGTGGTGACTGGCCCAAGGATGAGCTGCCGCTGAGTCGCTCCCAGCGCATTGATCTGCAGACGGCGTTGAGCGCCAACGGTTATGACGCGGGCAACCCGGATGGGATTATCGGCGCCAACACGCGCAAGGCGATTCGGGCGGCACAGCAGGCGCTGGGCTGGCCGGCGGACGGGTATCCGACGGTGAAGTTGCTGGAGTCGCTGCAAAACCGATAG